One window of Polyangium spumosum genomic DNA carries:
- a CDS encoding cytidine deaminase — MTDPRTNIDWDALVRAALDVQTRAHAPYSAYQVGAALLTASGKVFAGCNVENASYGLSICAERSAIVQMVAAGERDPVALAVVTPGTSKLGPGATSPPIGAPCGMCRQTLAEFADDLPIRMSVAGDPSLTRTTSLAALLPEAFRARSG, encoded by the coding sequence TTGACCGATCCTCGAACGAACATCGACTGGGACGCGCTCGTTCGCGCGGCCCTCGACGTGCAGACGCGCGCGCACGCGCCGTACTCGGCCTACCAGGTCGGGGCCGCGCTGCTCACGGCCTCGGGCAAGGTCTTCGCCGGCTGCAACGTGGAGAACGCGTCGTACGGTCTCTCGATCTGCGCGGAGCGATCGGCCATCGTGCAGATGGTCGCGGCGGGCGAGCGGGATCCGGTGGCGCTCGCGGTCGTGACGCCGGGGACGTCGAAGCTCGGGCCGGGCGCCACGAGCCCGCCGATCGGCGCGCCGTGCGGGATGTGCCGGCAGACGCTCGCGGAGTTCGCCGACGACCTGCCCATCCGGATGTCGGTCGCGGGGGATCCGAGCCTCACGCGCACGACGTCGCTCGCAGCGCTCCTGCCGGAGGCGTTCCGCGCGCGTTCGGGCTGA
- a CDS encoding response regulator, whose protein sequence is MTKVLVFESDHAFAGELRTELGRLGCTVQVVDDGNAGLQLAASDRPDLILLSIELPRMNGFSVCNKLKKDPLLKDVPLVIMSSESTDETFEQHRKLRTRAEDYVHKPIAFGELLGHIRALVPIDATIEPDAIVIDDAEVIDEDEVEDVSEDAEEAAAPPEGGAEREIDDFLGGAFDRMMVDDDEEKTRAQVLPVIPPAPPAPAVAPPAPPPPAPVAAPPAPPAPPAPAAAAPPPAAPPRPTGSTAALPPRPTPAAGAPATTRSVPPPAATFRVSERPPAPQAADAAELERLRAELARSKDELTRNKDELTQAKDELTRSKDELTQAKDELTRNKDELTQAKGELTQAKGELTQAKDELTRSKDELTQAKDELTQAKGELTQAKGELTQAKGELTQAKDELTRAQAGSARVEVDVTGAQHELATLRDELARSRDEGTRLADELQASRADVARLEADLAKASAGSADVAKLKREAEELKAKLSAAIAATAAMQGGGNLTGTAALTATARLGGVSSREFLDLREALNKKDKEILALREQLSQKDKELIDLRDQALVLEREKADQLDRMIEFETAREQVEAELNKLRGDREALEQRVLNFQMLLERVEEKLAIRESELAAARLDREAAIAMREEQLRTSSETLAQAITDAETRTRASEVERLGKEHAAEITRLGEEHAAAIAKLRDEHAAEIGELSAEQGAELGKAREELGAEMTKLREEHAAEVAKLHEQHAAEVAKLREEHAAAHAAELEEEREVRKRALADQETASRAAAAALEARIAALGADVARLEEDLKKREEERAALAAEKETLVADAVNAASRLSRVRSRWDEDKLALERARESLMQAVAKIQEVESRTIDAD, encoded by the coding sequence GGCTTCAGCTCGCCGCGAGCGACAGACCGGACCTGATCCTTCTGTCCATCGAGCTGCCGCGCATGAACGGCTTCTCGGTGTGCAACAAGCTGAAGAAGGATCCGCTGCTCAAGGACGTGCCGCTCGTCATCATGTCGAGCGAGTCGACCGACGAGACGTTCGAGCAGCACAGGAAGCTGCGCACGCGGGCCGAAGACTACGTGCACAAGCCGATCGCGTTTGGCGAGCTGCTCGGGCACATCCGGGCCCTCGTGCCGATCGACGCGACGATCGAGCCGGACGCGATCGTCATCGACGACGCGGAGGTCATCGACGAGGACGAGGTCGAGGACGTCTCGGAGGACGCGGAGGAGGCCGCCGCACCCCCGGAGGGCGGAGCCGAGCGCGAGATCGACGACTTCCTCGGCGGCGCCTTCGATCGCATGATGGTCGACGACGACGAGGAGAAGACACGCGCGCAAGTGTTGCCGGTCATCCCGCCTGCGCCGCCTGCGCCTGCGGTCGCGCCGCCTGCGCCGCCTCCACCTGCGCCTGTCGCCGCGCCGCCTGCGCCTCCTGCGCCTCCTGCGCCGGCCGCGGCTGCGCCGCCTCCCGCTGCGCCGCCTCGTCCCACCGGGAGCACCGCCGCGTTGCCTCCGCGTCCGACCCCGGCGGCGGGCGCGCCTGCGACCACGCGCTCCGTGCCTCCGCCCGCCGCGACGTTCCGCGTGAGCGAGCGCCCGCCGGCCCCGCAAGCAGCGGACGCGGCCGAGCTCGAGCGCCTCCGCGCCGAGCTCGCGCGGAGCAAGGACGAGCTCACGCGGAACAAGGACGAGCTCACGCAGGCGAAGGACGAGCTCACGCGGAGCAAGGACGAGCTCACGCAGGCGAAGGACGAGCTCACGCGGAACAAGGACGAGCTCACGCAGGCGAAGGGTGAGCTCACGCAGGCGAAGGGTGAGCTCACGCAGGCGAAGGATGAGCTCACGCGGAGCAAGGACGAGCTCACGCAGGCGAAGGACGAGCTCACGCAGGCGAAGGGTGAGCTCACGCAGGCGAAGGGTGAGCTCACGCAGGCGAAGGGCGAGCTCACGCAGGCGAAGGACGAGCTCACGCGAGCGCAAGCTGGCTCGGCGCGCGTCGAGGTTGATGTCACGGGGGCCCAGCACGAGCTCGCGACGCTCCGGGACGAGCTCGCGCGCAGCCGCGACGAGGGCACGCGCCTCGCAGACGAGCTCCAGGCGTCGCGGGCCGACGTCGCGCGGCTCGAAGCCGACCTCGCCAAGGCGAGCGCGGGCTCGGCCGACGTGGCCAAGCTCAAGCGCGAGGCCGAGGAGCTCAAGGCGAAGCTCTCCGCGGCGATCGCCGCGACGGCAGCCATGCAGGGCGGCGGCAACCTGACCGGCACGGCGGCGCTCACCGCCACCGCCCGCCTCGGCGGCGTGTCGAGCCGCGAGTTCCTCGACCTGCGCGAGGCCCTGAACAAGAAGGACAAGGAGATCCTGGCCCTGCGCGAGCAGCTCTCGCAGAAGGACAAGGAGCTCATCGATCTGCGGGACCAGGCGCTCGTCCTGGAGCGCGAGAAGGCCGATCAGCTCGATCGCATGATCGAGTTCGAAACCGCGCGCGAGCAGGTCGAGGCCGAGCTGAACAAGCTGCGCGGCGATCGCGAGGCCCTCGAGCAACGCGTGCTCAACTTCCAGATGCTCCTCGAGCGGGTCGAGGAGAAGCTCGCGATCCGCGAGTCGGAGCTCGCCGCCGCGCGCCTCGACCGAGAGGCCGCGATCGCCATGCGAGAGGAGCAGCTCCGGACGTCGAGCGAGACACTCGCGCAAGCCATCACCGACGCGGAGACCCGCACGCGCGCGAGCGAGGTCGAGCGGCTCGGGAAGGAGCACGCCGCCGAGATCACGAGGCTCGGCGAGGAGCACGCGGCGGCGATCGCGAAGCTGCGTGACGAGCACGCGGCCGAGATCGGCGAGCTCAGCGCGGAGCAGGGCGCGGAGCTCGGCAAGGCGCGCGAGGAGCTCGGCGCCGAGATGACGAAGCTGCGCGAGGAGCACGCGGCCGAGGTGGCGAAGCTACACGAGCAGCACGCGGCCGAGGTGGCGAAGCTGCGCGAGGAGCACGCGGCCGCGCACGCCGCGGAGCTCGAAGAGGAGCGCGAGGTCCGCAAGCGCGCGCTCGCCGATCAAGAGACGGCGTCGCGGGCGGCCGCCGCAGCGCTCGAGGCGCGGATCGCCGCGCTCGGCGCCGACGTCGCGCGGCTCGAGGAGGACCTGAAGAAGCGCGAGGAGGAGCGCGCCGCGCTCGCCGCGGAGAAGGAGACGCTCGTGGCCGACGCGGTCAACGCCGCGTCGCGCCTCTCGCGTGTCCGCTCGCGCTGGGACGAGGACAAGCTCGCGCTCGAGCGCGCGCGCGAGTCGTTGATGCAAGCCGTCGCGAAGATCCAGGAGGTCGAGTCGCGGACGATCGACGCGGACTGA